The following are encoded in a window of Staphylospora marina genomic DNA:
- a CDS encoding ATP-grasp domain-containing protein, whose protein sequence is MAGEKEKAVVILGTRDEECEEINLVKELGYKSVLINKHIGFKEALLSDYPLELDLNDEDAVISKILELQKRFELVTVFTLNEYRVPLCAKLSEKLGVSTAVSYNAALNCRNKKLTRQILAQSKWPVHYKLIKHEKELLNVVDEFDFPVIVKPSDESASSLVARCDSLDEAWEAVAAIRKREKNLVGQDSDSDIIVEEYLEGAEYSVEAYTIAGKTQIVAITEKLTAEFNPAVEVGHIVPAVLSPQTEEEIRELVKETLALLNVEYGVTHTEVKLTKKGPRIIEVNARPGGDHIPDLVKATTGIDLRKVSLWIALGVSKSNLPIEEKVANYAGIRFLAAERSGMVFFNQFPPCKVERQAIFVKSGQSVSATTSNLNRLGYFIVHASKYEELRGKMQVILNETDLRIQSKND, encoded by the coding sequence TTGGCTGGTGAGAAGGAAAAAGCCGTTGTAATTCTAGGAACTCGAGATGAAGAATGTGAAGAAATAAATCTGGTAAAGGAATTGGGTTATAAATCGGTTTTGATCAACAAACATATTGGATTCAAAGAAGCTTTGTTGTCTGACTATCCCTTGGAACTAGATCTAAACGATGAAGATGCTGTTATTTCCAAAATTCTTGAGCTACAAAAGCGTTTTGAACTGGTAACTGTATTTACATTGAATGAATACCGCGTACCTTTGTGTGCGAAATTGTCAGAGAAATTAGGGGTCTCGACAGCCGTGTCGTACAATGCGGCATTGAATTGCCGCAACAAGAAACTAACAAGGCAAATCCTTGCCCAATCAAAATGGCCGGTTCATTACAAATTGATCAAACATGAAAAAGAGTTGCTAAATGTAGTCGATGAATTTGATTTCCCAGTCATTGTAAAACCATCAGATGAATCTGCAAGTAGTCTGGTGGCCCGATGTGACAGCTTGGATGAAGCATGGGAGGCTGTGGCTGCCATTCGAAAGCGCGAGAAAAACTTGGTGGGACAAGATAGTGATTCTGATATTATCGTTGAAGAATATCTGGAAGGTGCGGAATACAGCGTCGAAGCTTATACGATTGCAGGAAAAACGCAAATAGTAGCAATTACAGAAAAGTTAACGGCCGAATTTAATCCTGCGGTGGAAGTAGGACATATTGTACCGGCTGTCCTGTCTCCTCAGACGGAGGAGGAGATCAGGGAGCTAGTTAAGGAAACACTGGCTTTGCTGAATGTAGAATATGGAGTTACCCATACGGAGGTTAAATTGACAAAAAAAGGTCCGCGAATTATAGAAGTGAATGCAAGACCAGGCGGTGATCACATACCGGATTTGGTCAAAGCAACGACTGGGATTGATTTAAGAAAAGTATCTCTTTGGATCGCTTTGGGTGTGAGCAAAAGTAACCTTCCGATCGAAGAGAAAGTTGCCAATTATGCAGGGATTCGATTTTTAGCTGCGGAAAGATCTGGAATGGTTTTTTTCAATCAGTTCCCCCCATGCAAAGTGGAACGTCAAGCAATATTTGTAAAATCTGGTCAATCTGTTTCGGCTACGACTAGCAATCTTAACCGCTTAGGCTATTTTATCGTTCATGCTTCGAAGTATGAAGAACTCAGGGGAAAGATGCAAGTGATTTTGAATGAAACTGATCTAAGGATTCAATCAAAGAATGATTAG
- a CDS encoding carboxymuconolactone decarboxylase family protein has protein sequence MLSEAYNTLNSKFQSFRNEALNSGVLSERDRVLAALVASISYESSEELRKWMIKAKQVGISQEEIDQLAAICLAIHISKLDFFGQANEINPTDSSGSSCCV, from the coding sequence ATGCTATCAGAAGCGTATAATACGCTTAATTCAAAATTCCAGTCTTTTAGAAATGAGGCTTTGAATAGTGGTGTATTGTCGGAAAGAGACAGAGTTTTGGCCGCCTTGGTGGCATCCATTTCTTATGAGTCTTCCGAAGAACTCCGAAAATGGATGATCAAAGCAAAACAAGTCGGGATCAGCCAAGAAGAAATAGATCAACTTGCGGCTATTTGTTTAGCAATTCACATATCAAAACTTGACTTCTTTGGTCAAGCTAACGAAATCAACCCTACGGATAGTAGCGGATCAAGTTGCTGTGTGTGA
- a CDS encoding GTP-binding protein, with translation MKTRLVLLGGFLGAGKTTTMIRAAKEFMTRGHKVAIVTNDQGKELIDTELAKIDGLNAKEVTGGCFCCKFEDLYTEFHTLKEEVQPEIIIAEAVGSCTDLAATVIQPLKKFYSHEFEVSPLSIVVDPARLRNEIEDQGGIKFSSSVSYIFEKQLSEADIILLNKVDRYTQEEINNLSQYLKSRYPLAMVHTISAHLGDHFDELLDLWLTTTMAGDKILDIDYEEYAKGEAQLAWLNVFGDLKRKNGQVFDPRTWAEIFLGQLNEHFMREKIAIAHLKIYIGNDSGYVKASMVHTGDEPVYTVKEPELSSDYRVVINIRMESSPVLLDLAVKDALMAANGKAETNWQETYHECFSPLPPKPVYRLSGKHE, from the coding sequence TTGAAGACGCGTTTGGTGTTGCTGGGGGGATTTTTGGGAGCTGGGAAAACGACGACAATGATCCGTGCCGCCAAAGAATTTATGACTCGAGGGCACAAGGTTGCAATTGTGACAAATGACCAGGGAAAAGAATTGATTGATACGGAACTGGCTAAAATTGATGGACTGAATGCAAAAGAAGTAACAGGAGGATGTTTTTGCTGTAAATTTGAGGATTTGTATACGGAGTTCCATACTCTCAAGGAAGAGGTACAGCCGGAGATCATTATTGCCGAAGCAGTAGGAAGTTGTACAGATTTGGCCGCAACTGTTATCCAACCGTTAAAGAAGTTTTACTCGCATGAATTTGAAGTCTCTCCGCTCAGTATTGTTGTTGATCCAGCTCGTTTGCGGAATGAGATTGAAGATCAGGGCGGAATCAAGTTTTCGTCCTCAGTCAGTTATATCTTTGAGAAACAGCTTTCAGAAGCAGATATCATTTTGTTGAACAAAGTTGACCGATACACCCAGGAAGAGATCAACAATTTGAGTCAATATCTGAAGTCAAGATACCCTCTTGCCATGGTTCATACCATTTCCGCCCATCTTGGAGATCATTTTGATGAACTTCTTGATTTGTGGCTTACCACAACGATGGCGGGAGATAAAATCCTGGATATCGATTACGAAGAATATGCGAAAGGCGAAGCCCAACTTGCATGGTTGAATGTTTTTGGTGATCTGAAGCGCAAGAACGGACAAGTTTTTGATCCGAGGACATGGGCAGAGATTTTTCTAGGTCAATTAAATGAGCATTTTATGAGGGAAAAGATAGCCATCGCTCATTTGAAGATTTATATCGGAAACGACAGTGGATATGTAAAAGCCAGTATGGTTCATACTGGAGACGAACCTGTCTACACAGTGAAAGAGCCTGAGCTGTCCAGTGATTATCGGGTTGTGATCAACATTCGAATGGAATCTTCTCCTGTATTACTTGATCTTGCAGTGAAGGATGCATTGATGGCTGCCAATGGAAAAGCGGAAACGAACTGGCAGGAAACATATCATGAATGTTTCAGCCCGTTGCCTCCCAAACCGGTATATCGTTTATCAGGCAAGCATGAATGA
- the arsL gene encoding arsinothricin biosynthesis radical SAM protein ArsL — MKILLVSTFEGGFQPFTVASAATPLIKAGFDVSVLDTYVEGLREDRFLDKDLVAISVPLFDPVHAGVEVAKFVRKINPDAHITFFGQHATIQATRLAGKYSNTCICGEWERPLVALARSLSGEEVVDFSGILAAEQALQGKNIHPYMLRDHLDVPFRHLLPPLHKYPQPQVERLTGSKQIVGSTEIARGCHHKCLYCSVFAAYGGKVILVPEEIVIQDVRNLVEMGMTHLTFIDADFFNAKWHGIQILRKLNQEFPHLTFDFTTRVDHILENKDTLREMAKLNVRFITSALEFPSEEVLDAVAKETTVDDIKEAIAFLREIGIRLNPTFIMFNPWTTMEDLSVFRAFVDENGLDQIIDPIQYETRLYLYKGSPLLNKKSIQELELIEHEFHYEWKHPDPQMDELYSSMQTPAEEGVFKRCCLKC; from the coding sequence ATGAAAATTCTTTTGGTTTCCACTTTTGAGGGAGGCTTTCAACCGTTCACTGTTGCATCAGCTGCGACACCTCTTATAAAAGCCGGATTTGATGTATCTGTATTGGATACGTATGTCGAAGGACTACGAGAAGATCGTTTTTTGGACAAAGATCTGGTTGCAATCTCCGTTCCATTGTTTGATCCAGTACATGCAGGCGTCGAAGTAGCCAAGTTCGTTCGAAAAATCAACCCTGATGCGCACATCACGTTTTTTGGGCAACATGCAACGATCCAAGCAACACGGCTTGCAGGAAAATACAGTAATACTTGTATTTGTGGTGAATGGGAAAGACCGCTTGTTGCCTTGGCAAGATCTCTTTCTGGTGAAGAAGTTGTTGATTTTTCCGGAATCCTTGCGGCGGAGCAGGCACTTCAAGGAAAAAACATCCATCCTTACATGTTACGGGATCATCTGGACGTACCTTTTCGCCACCTGTTACCTCCGTTACATAAGTATCCACAGCCTCAAGTGGAACGATTGACGGGATCAAAGCAAATTGTAGGTTCAACGGAAATAGCAAGAGGATGTCACCATAAGTGCTTGTATTGCTCGGTTTTCGCTGCTTATGGCGGGAAGGTGATTCTTGTTCCGGAAGAAATCGTCATTCAGGATGTACGTAACTTGGTCGAAATGGGAATGACTCATCTCACATTCATAGACGCGGACTTTTTCAATGCGAAATGGCATGGAATTCAGATTCTCCGTAAGTTGAACCAAGAGTTTCCCCACCTGACCTTTGATTTTACAACCCGCGTAGATCATATCCTTGAAAACAAGGATACATTAAGAGAAATGGCTAAATTGAATGTTCGCTTTATTACTTCTGCACTTGAATTCCCCTCAGAAGAAGTACTGGATGCAGTCGCAAAAGAAACTACTGTTGATGATATTAAGGAAGCCATTGCGTTCTTAAGGGAGATTGGGATTCGCCTAAATCCGACGTTTATTATGTTCAACCCTTGGACAACGATGGAAGACCTTTCTGTTTTCAGAGCGTTTGTCGATGAAAACGGTTTGGATCAAATCATCGACCCGATTCAGTACGAGACGCGGCTGTACCTCTACAAAGGATCTCCTCTTCTTAATAAAAAATCTATTCAAGAATTAGAACTGATAGAACATGAGTTTCATTATGAATGGAAACATCCTGATCCTCAAATGGACGAGCTTTATTCATCCATGCAGACTCCTGCCGAGGAAGGTGTTTTTAAGCGTTGTTGCTTGAAGTGTTAG
- the vcpD gene encoding ArsD-related vicinal cysteine protein VcpD, whose protein sequence is MEKQLLIEILPNISRSSEECCETDVEPGESCCESNDKGSDEKELISLKERLKQQLPDATIHLYNYSLPMDRWMARKKLGEILKERGFKHIGEDPDDSILSIVTPAIMLNGELISFGSNVDQIQIDVILENLV, encoded by the coding sequence ATGGAAAAACAGTTGTTGATTGAAATCCTTCCAAATATCAGCCGATCTTCAGAGGAATGTTGTGAAACAGATGTTGAACCTGGGGAGTCATGTTGCGAATCCAATGACAAAGGATCCGATGAAAAAGAGCTGATTTCTCTTAAAGAACGCTTGAAACAACAATTGCCCGATGCAACTATCCATCTTTATAACTATTCGCTACCAATGGATCGGTGGATGGCACGAAAAAAACTTGGAGAGATTCTCAAGGAGCGAGGTTTTAAGCATATTGGCGAGGATCCGGATGACAGCATACTTTCCATTGTCACACCAGCCATTATGTTGAATGGAGAGTTAATTAGCTTCGGATCGAATGTGGATCAGATTCAGATTGATGTGATTCTGGAAAATTTGGTTTAG
- a CDS encoding ArsR/SmtB family transcription factor, which yields MRVNIDLLAECHKALGDKTRLQILALLKEEELCVCELVEILNISQPAVSQHMRRLRNAKLVRKRRQGQWVFYSLDGEVYPFMSSVLKCLPDMRREIDALREKGLKVQCRQ from the coding sequence ATGAGGGTGAACATTGATCTTCTCGCGGAATGCCATAAGGCACTTGGAGACAAAACGCGCCTACAGATTCTTGCGCTGTTGAAGGAGGAAGAGTTGTGTGTCTGTGAACTGGTAGAGATACTGAATATCAGCCAACCTGCAGTTTCCCAACACATGCGTAGGTTGAGAAATGCAAAGTTAGTAAGGAAACGCCGTCAAGGACAGTGGGTTTTTTATTCCTTGGATGGTGAGGTTTACCCTTTCATGTCAAGTGTCTTGAAATGCTTGCCAGATATGCGTAGAGAAATTGATGCATTAAGAGAAAAAGGTTTGAAGGTTCAGTGTAGGCAGTAA